From the Sphingobium yanoikuyae genome, the window GCGCACAGGTCAGCGGCGGCACGCTGACCGTCGCGCTGCCGCCCAAGTCGGTGGTCGTGCTCGAACTGCAATAAGGCTTTTCGCCAACTGGGTGGGCGGCTCTTCGGGGCTGCCCACCCATTTTTTCGTTTTCGATAATTTGGGGAGAGGCCGGCAGATGCGGCAGACCATCATCACCTTGGCAAGCCTTGCCCTGCTGGCCGGCAGTGCGATCGCGCAGGCACCAACCGAGCAGCCCGCCACCACGCTCAACGACCGGCTGACCGGCGACCTCGTCCCCACCCATGATCCGGTCATCATCCGCGAAGGCGGCACCTATCATGTCTTCAGCACCGGCCATGGCGACCGGCTGATCGAGACGCGGACCTCGCCCGACCTTGTCCACTGGACCGCCGGCAAGCCTGTCTTCACCGCCCTGCCCGACTGGGCCAAGCAGGCGATCCCCGGCAGCAACGGCATTTGGGCGCCCGACATCTCCTATGTGAACGGCCGCTATCGCCTCTATTATTCGGTTTCGACCTTCGGTTCGAACCGCTCGGCCATCGGCCTTGCCACCAGCCCGACACTGGACCCCAAGGCGAAGAATTTCGGCTGGCGCGACGAGGGGCTGGTCGTCATGTCGACCAGGGAGGATGATTATAACGCCATCGATCCCAATTTCATCATCGACCGCGATGGTCGCCACTGGCTGAGCCTCGGCAGCTTCTGGACCGGGATTAAGCTGTTCGAGCTGGATCCCACGACCGGCAAGCCCAAGGATGCCAAGGCCAAGCCCTATTCGATCGCACGCCGCCCCGCCCCCGCCGGCGGCCCGGCGCCGGTGGAAGCCCCCTTCATCGTCGACCATGGCGGCTATTATTGGCTGATGGTCAGCTATGACTATTGCTGCAAGGGCGTGAACAGCACCTATTACACCGTGATCGGCCGTTCGAAGGCGATCACTGGCCCCTATCTGGGCAAGGACGGCAGCCCGCTGATGGAAGGCGGCGGCAGCATCTTCCTGCGCGCCGACCTGCAGGAACAACAGCGTTTCCGCGGCCCGGGCCATGCCGGCTGGCTGCATGACAAGGACGGCAAGGAATATGTCGTCTACCATGCCTATGACAAACAGGCGAACGGCGCCCCCACCTTGCGCATCGCGCCGGTGCGCTGGGGGGCTGACGGCTGGCCCGTTGCCGATTATTGATCCAATTGTCTGACTATCGC encodes:
- a CDS encoding arabinan endo-1,5-alpha-L-arabinosidase is translated as MRQTIITLASLALLAGSAIAQAPTEQPATTLNDRLTGDLVPTHDPVIIREGGTYHVFSTGHGDRLIETRTSPDLVHWTAGKPVFTALPDWAKQAIPGSNGIWAPDISYVNGRYRLYYSVSTFGSNRSAIGLATSPTLDPKAKNFGWRDEGLVVMSTREDDYNAIDPNFIIDRDGRHWLSLGSFWTGIKLFELDPTTGKPKDAKAKPYSIARRPAPAGGPAPVEAPFIVDHGGYYWLMVSYDYCCKGVNSTYYTVIGRSKAITGPYLGKDGSPLMEGGGSIFLRADLQEQQRFRGPGHAGWLHDKDGKEYVVYHAYDKQANGAPTLRIAPVRWGADGWPVADY